One region of Takifugu flavidus isolate HTHZ2018 chromosome 14, ASM371156v2, whole genome shotgun sequence genomic DNA includes:
- the LOC130537063 gene encoding sorting nexin-19-like translates to MGHLRLWPHTLIPIIFVEGLKRRPTGPKQPSGGSYSRSEDTFDLLAMMQSAKMTNNWTLSDVLGQRRVLGVGILLAWLVLFHLLVNVWLLCIFTSLLVVLGGWLGSRALLDANSLLHLEHFLPLGKVSPPLWSPEHEWRLNHEIHNAVHKAVRDFVSSWYRTLLPEAEGEFERAVCSSMLESVMELKERARRVDRKALVQQLLQLYGCHLQSYMTARQIQATEKESFSLWKLYSEVDTPHPAVKRPAEELRYSRALVNLFLHVVVPYPQMETRTGGYMVTELITCNVLLPLIHRVSDPDWLNQTILDIITRSREPQKVSVNELPGDPLYLCQNQHESWITCRSQSSLSDGVSSERTVDLDDVQSWSSGCGWDSSQSSTLSLVASGKREPCKMNCCSASCPSSRSKTALLDSLLPSDSTDELTGGLCDCGSPANICNLSLNDEEDFGCFGPLKNFGPKAVAPMDSQWAAGVASEKSATSPSRRPCVTCYNCDASTPQASSVRIQNVHVSGVTATEQRGSSTHPYTLYAVTFETVAEAEIGGAPRRLSCHTVHRRYSEFLNLQTRLEEKSEVKKLIKNVKGPKKMFPDLMFGNTDNDKVEARKTQLDLFVQQLSSIPETSNSEDMQEFLALNSDVTTYFGRKPFVKSRIDKMMENAFDTLKTAFPNPDVFSPVEDFETDGRTLDSRKYRRSIFASKISPSLNIPDLHPKVTYCFSEGSTVLNGMTVSDLERFIEQQERRLCEPNGEKAARQSCDQSSKEKEVGKTQVTDTAVADVALNILCLLMKDQWSWLCTENIQKTIRLLFGTFIESWLDVGVARLTSAPCWVIYLQVLQEAVWPGGTLPVQPRPERSAAQRQEAKKQCLDCLMQLLPEIITDILGSEKFRLSIETMLESLQDPQINKHLIFSICDLLLEFLIPESCDQAFQKSLLQSLSRVSDKDSHHT, encoded by the exons ATGGGCCATCTGCGTCTCTGGCCTCACACACTGATCCCCATAATCTTTGTTGAAGGATTAAAGCGACGTCCAACAGGGCCGAAACAGCCCTCAGGAGGATCCTACAGCCGCTCAG AGGACACATTTGACCTCCTGGCCATGATGCAATCTGCAAAGATGACCAATAACTGGACTTTATCAGATGTTCTCGGGCAGCGGagggtgttgggggtggggaTCCTGCTGGCGTGGCTGGTCCTCTTCCATCTCCTCGTCAACGTGTGGCTCCTCTGCATCTTCACCAGCCTCTTGGTGGTTCTGGGCGGCTGGCTGGGGTCCCGGGCGCTTCTCGACGCGAACAGCCTGCTCCACTTGGAACACTTTCTGCCTCTCGGCAAGGTCAGCCCGCCTCTGTGGTCGCCCGAACACGAGTGGAGGCTGAACCACGAGATCCACAACGCCGTCCACAAGGCGGTGCGGGACTTTGTGTCCTCGTGGTACCGCACGCTGCTGCCGGAGGCGGAGGGGGAGTTTGAGCGTGCCGTGTGCAGCTCGATGCTGGAGTCCgtgatggagctgaaggagcgtgCGCGGCGAGTGGACAGGAAGGCtctggtccagcagctgctgcagctgtacgGGTGTCACCTGCAGAGCTACATGACGGCCCGGCAGATACAGGCGACAGAGAAGGAGAGCTTCAGCCTCTGGAAGCTCTACAGCGAGGTTGATACACCTCATCCAGCTGTGAAGAGACCCGCTGAGGAGCTCAGATACTCCAGAGCGCTGGTTAATCTCTTCTTGCACGTGGTTGTTCCGTATCCTCAGATGGAGACCAGAACTGGGGGTTACATGGTGACAGAGCTCATCACCTGCAACGTGCTGCTGCCGCTGATACACAGGGTGTCGGATCCCGACTGGCTCAATCAGACCATTTTGGACATCATCACCAGGTCCAGAGAGCCGCAGAAGGTCAGCGTGAATGAGCTCCCAGGAGATCCACTGTATCTGTGTCAGAACCAGCATGAATCCTGGATTACATGCAGGTCCCAGTCTTCGTTGTCAGACGGCGTCAGCAGTGAGCGAACCGTGGATCTGGATGATGTACAGAGCTGGAGCTCAGGCTGTGGCTGGGATTCCTCCCAGAGCAGCACGCTTAGCCTGGTGGCTTCTGGGAAACGAGAACCCTGCAAAATGAACTGCTGTTCGGCTTCATGCCCCTCATCAAGGTCCAAAACAGCGTTGTTGGACTCGCTGCTTCCTTCAGACTCTACAGATGAGCTGACAGGAGGGCTTTGTGATTGTGGCTCTCCAGCAAACATCTGCAACCTCTCCCTAAATGATGAAGAGGACTTTGGCTGCTTTGGTCCTCTTAAAAACTTCGGGCCAAAGGCCGTGGCCCCCATGGACTCCCAGTGGGCGGCTGGTGTAGCCTCGGAGAAATCCGCAACTTCTCCGTCGCGTAGACCTTGCGTTACCTGCTACAACTGCGATGCCTCCACACCCCAAGCCTCATCGGTCAGGATCCAGAATGTGCACGTTTCTGGTGTTACTGCGACGGAGCAGAGGGGCTCCAGCACACATCCATACACTCTCTACGCTGTGACG TTTGAGACGGTGGCCGAGGCTGAGATCGGTGGCGCTCCGCGGCGCCTGTCCTGTCACACCGTCCACCGGAGGTACAGCGAGTTCCTCAACCTGCAAACACGTCTAGAAGAAAAATCAGAAGTCAAGAAACTGATCAAGA ATGTGAAAGGCCCAAAGAAAATGTTCCCCGACCTCATGTTTGGAAACACGGACAACGACAAGGTCGAAGCTCGTAAAACCCAACTCGACCTCTTTGTTCAA CAACTAAGCAGCATTCCTGAGACGTCCAACAGCGAGGACATGCAGGAGTTCCTGGCTCTCAACTCAGATGTTACCACGTATTTTGGAAGGAAGCCTTTTGTCAAATCAAGAATTGATAAG ATGATGGAAAATGCTTTTGACACATTGAAGACAGCTTTCCCAAATCCAGACGTTTTTAGTCCAGTGGAAGACTTTGAGACTGATGGACGAACACTGGACAGCAGAAAGTATAG GAGGTCAATATTCGCCAGcaaaatctctccttctctcAATATACCTGACTTGCATCCCAAAGTCACATACTGcttcagtgaaggcagcact GTTCTTAACGGCATGACAGTCTCGGACCTTGAGCGCTTTATCGAACAGCAGGAAAGACGATTATGTGAGCCGAATGGGGAAAAAGCAGCCAGGCAAAGCTGCGATCAGTCATCCAAAGAGAAGGAAGTGGGAAAAACTCAAGTGACAG ATACAGCGGTGGCAGATGTTGCTTTGAACATTCTGTGTCTCCTAATGAAAGACCAATGGAGCTGGCTTTGTACAGAGAACATACAGAAAACCATCAGGCTGCTCTTTGGTACCTTCATCGAGAG CTGGTTGGATGTAGGAGTCGCCCGTCtcaccagcgccccctgctgggtgatTTACTTGCAAGTGCTGCAGGAGGCCGTGTGGCCGGGCGGCACACTGCCTGTCCAGCCACGGCCAGAGCGCAGTGCTGCACAGAGACAGGAGGCTAAAAAGCAATGCCTGGACTGTCTAATGCAGCTGCTACCAG AGATTATTACGGACATTTTGGGAAGCGAAAAGTTCAGACTGAGCATAGAGACAATGCTGGAGTCTTTGCAGGACCCTCAGATAAACAA GCATCTGATCTTCAGCATCTGcgacctgctgctggagttcCTGATCccggagtcatgtgaccaggccTTCCAGAAATCCCTGCTGCAGAGCCTGAGCAGAGTCTCAGACAAGGACAGTCATCACACGTGA